The sequence below is a genomic window from Flavobacterium sediminilitoris.
GAGGTAGTCCTTTATAACCATCTCCAAAAGAAAGATGCTTTGGTCTAATTCCTAATTTAGGAAGTAATAATGATGTTGTTTTAAAAAGTTCATTTTGTCTTTCAACAGAAAATACTTTTGCACCCATTACACACAAAACAGCGGTTTGGTAACCGCTTCCTGTGCCTATTTCTAAAATTTTATGTTCCTTTTTCACTTCTAATAATTGACTTTGAAAAGCAACAGTATAAGGTTGAGATATAGTTTGTCCAGCACCAATAGGAAAAGCTTTGTCTAAATATGCGAAATCCTCAAAACTTGAATTTAAAAATAAATGACGTGGAATTTTTTTAATAGCTTCTAATACATTTTTATCAATAATTCCTTTTTCCTCTAATTGTTTAGCAAGTTGATTTCTAAGACCTTGGTGTTTGGATGTATCTTTCAATTTAATCTAGGTTAGTTTTCGGTAAAAATAGAAAACTAATTATCAAATATCAATTATAAATTATCAATTTATTGCTATTTTTGTTGAAAATACTCTATTATGCTAAAAATTGGTGTTCTAGGTGCTGGACATTTAGGAAAAATACATTTACGATTATTAAATCAATCTTCAAAATATGAATTAGTTGGGTTTTACGATCCTTTCGAAGAAAACGCAATCAAAATAGAAGCAGAATTTGGTTATAAAAAATTTGATTCCATTGCAGCGCTAATTAGTGCAGTTGATGTAGTTGATATTGTTACGCCAACTTTATCACATCATGATTGTGCTTTAGAAGCTATAAAAGCAGGTAAGCATGTTTTTTTAGAAAAACCCATTTCTAATACTGTTGAAGAAGCAGAAGAGATTATTGAGTTAGCAAAAAAACATAATGTAAAAGGACAAGTAGGTCATGTAGAACGATTTAATCCAGCATTTATAGCGGTAAAAGATCAAATTCAAAATCCGATGTTTATAGAAACACATCGTTTAGCAGAGTTTAATCCTCGTGGTACAGATGTTCCTGTAGTTTTAGATTTAATGATTCATGATATTGATGCTATTCTAAGTGTTGTGAAATCAAAAGTAAAGAGCATTAATGCAAGTGGTGTTTCTGTTATTTCCGACTCACCAGATATTGCCAATGCTCGTATCGAATTTGAAAATGGATGTGTCGCAAATATTACGTCTAGTAGAATTTCTATGAAAAACATGCGTAAATCACGTTTTTTTCAAAAAGATGCTTATATATCTGTTGATTATTTAGATAAAATCTGTGAAGTAGTAAAAATGAAAGATGCTCCAGAAATTCCTGGTGATTTTGATATGATTCTACAAAATGCAGAAGGTATAAAAAAACAAATCTATTTTGATAATCCAAATGTAAATGCAAATAATGCTATTTTAGATGAATTAGAAACTTTTGCAGATGCTATCAATAATGATACTACTCCAATTGTTACCCTTGAAGATGGTACAGAAGCATTACGAGTTGCTTATCAAATCATTGATTGTTTTAACAAATAGTTTATGTTTAATAAGATTTTTAACGATACAGAAATTTTAATTGAATTTTCTATAATTTGTGGTTTAACAATTATAGCTTCATTACTTTTTGATCGTTATTTAAATCATTATTTAAGCGGAAGAACATCAACTCTAAATAATGATCCTACTAATTTCTATTTTTTTAAACATCTTTTTAAAGCAATTATTTATCTAATAGGATTTGGTTGGGCTTTATTGACTTTACCTATAACAAAAACCTACGGACATTCATTATTAGCTGGTGCAGGAGTTACAACATTAATTGCAGGTTTTGCATCACAACAAGCATTAAGTAATATTGTAAGTGGAGTATTTATACTCATTTTTAAACCTTTTAGAATTAATGATTTAATAGAGTTTCAAGGAAAAAAAGGAAAAGTCTTAGAAGTAAACCTTCATGATACTGTATTATTAGATGAATTTGAAAATAAAATAATAATCCCTAATTCTATTTTATCAAATGGAATTATTACCAATTTTAAAAATAACATAAAATGAAACAAATAGCTGTAATAGGAGCTGGAACTATGGGTAATGGAATTGCGCATACATTTGCACAATCTGGATTTACTGTAAAATTAATTGATATTTCTGAAAAATCTTTAGAAAAAGGAATGGCAACCATTGCTAATAACCTTGATCGAATGGTTACAAAAGGAGTAATAACAGAAGATGATAAACATAAAACTATTGCTAATATTATTACTTATACTGATATTAAAGATGGTGTTGTAGGTTGCGATTTAGTAGTTGAGGCTGCTACAGAAAACGTAGCTTTAAAAATGAATATTTTTAAACAATTAAGTGATGTTTGTGATCACAATGTAATTTTAGCATCAAACACATCTTCTATTTCTATTACACAAATTGCAGCACAAGTAGTGCATCCTGAAAGAGTAATTGGAATGCATTTTATGAACCCTGTGCCAATTATGAAATTAGTTGAAATTATCCGTGGCTATAACACATCTGATGAAGTAACTAAAATTATCATGGAATTATCAATTAAATTAGGAAAAACACCAACAGAAGTAAATGATTATCCTGGATTTGTAGCTAATAGAATTCTAATGCCAATGATAAATGAAGCGATTGAAACCCTATATAATGGTGTTGCAGGAGTTTCTGAAATTGATACCGTTATGAAATTAGGAATGGTACATCCAATGGGACCATTACAATTAGCCGATTTTATTGGATTAGATGTTTGTTTGTCTATCTTAAATGTAATGTACGATGGATTTAAAAATCCAAAATATGCACCTTGTCCATTATTAGTAAATATGGTAATGGCAGGAAAATTAGGAATTAAATCTGGAGAGGGTTTCTATGACTATGCTGAAAGCAAAAAAGCAGAAAAAGTATCAAAACAATTTTCAAAGTAAAAATAGGAAACAGCTAAAAGTGATTAGTAACGAGTTATAAACTTTTGCTAATCACTTTTAACTAATCACTGAAACATGGCTAAAATAATTCCTTTTAAAGCAGTTCGTCCTTCACCTGACAAAGTAGGACTTGTTACTTGTAGAAACTATGAAGATTATAGTGCTGCTGAGCTTGCTGCTTGGTTAAACTTTAATCCTTATTCTTTTTTACATGTAATTAATCCTGCTTATGCCAATGTACAAAGTATTAGCTTAGATAAACGTTTTAAAGGAGTTGCCTTAAAATATAAAGATTTTAAAGATGAAAACATTTTCATCCAAGAAGAAAGACCAGCATTTTACTTGTATGAAATTAATACTAAAAATAAAATTTTCACAGGAATAATCGCAGGAACTTCCATTAAAGATTACCAAAATAATCATATTAAAAAACATGAAGACACGCTAGAGTATCGTGTAGAAATGTTTAAAAATTATTTGCATCAAACACGTTTTAATACAGAACCCGTATTAATTACATATCCTGACAGTATTGAATTAACAACATGGATTTTGTTAAAAAAACAAAACGAACCACTTAGTCAGTTTTCAACTACAAACAAGGAAAAACATACACTTTGGAAAATAGACACCCAAAGTGATATAGATTGGTTAGCAGATCATTTTGAAAATATACCAGATTTGTATATTGCTGACGGGCATCATCGTTCTGCATCGGCTGAAATGCTCTATAAAGACGATAAGCACTTAGGGAATCCAAATTTAGATTACTTTATGAGTTTTTTAATTGCCGAAAGTAATGTGAAAATTTATGAATTTAATAGAATAATTAAAGATCTTAATAATTACACCAAAGAAGATTTTCTAAAAAAAATAGCCCAACATTTTATTATTAAAGCTAAAGAACAAGAATTATGGAAACCACAAAATAAGTTTGAATTTGGAATGTATTTAGATGGGAATTTCTATGCTCTTTTCTATAAGAATGAGAAAATTAAAAACGATTCGTTTTTAGAAAATTTAGATGCTCAAATTTTATATGATACAATATTAAATCCCATTCTTGGAATTGAAGATTTACGTAATGATGAAAGAATAAAGTATATTCCTGGTAAGCAATCTATAACAGCAATTAAAGAAGTTATTGATGAGGGAAACTATAAAGTAGGATTTATGTTATATCCTTCAGATATTTCAGAAATTAAGACTTTAGCAGATAATAATTTAATTATGCCTCCAAAAAGCACTTATATTGAGCCAAAGTTTAGAAGTGGATTAATTGTTTATGAATTGTAATGAAAGAATTGCCTAATTTAACACAATTACGTTTTTTTTTAGCCTTATTTGTACTTTTATTCCATTTGCCTGAATATTGCATAAACAGAGGATTTCCATTTTATAATGAATTACCTTTATTTTTCAAAGGTAAGGAAGCAGTTTTAGTATTTTTTTCATTAAGTGGTTTTTTAATCATAAGAGGATTAATTATTGAAAAAGAAAAAAATGGATTCATCAATTTAAAAAGATTTTATTTCAGAAGAATCTTAAGAATCTTTCCATTATACTACCTTATTTTATGCTTTGGGTTTATTTTTTATCAAGTTATTGCACCTCATTTTGGATACAATATTCAAAACGATTATAATTTAACATTTGGAATTCTTTTAGGAGCAACTTTTTTTGCAAATGTGTTAGCAACTTACAAACCTGGTGGGATAATAGAAATACTTTGGTCTATTGGAATTGAAGAACAATTTTATTTATTTGTAGCACCTATTTTATATAAAGTTAGAATTAAGTGGATTCTAGGTTTTCTAATAGTATTTACAATTATATATTTTTTATTATTTCATTCAAATTTTGAAAACTTAAGCTTTTTAAAAAAGTATTCAATGTATTTTTATCACTTTTCATTTAGTGGCATAATTGCATGTTTATCTTTAAAATTTAAAATGAATTTGCATTATTCCTTTAAAATTATAGTTTTGAGTATTTTCTGCTTATTATTTTTTTCAAATATTTTTGTAGATTATTTTATTTCTCCAATGTATAATTTATTTTGTATGATTTTTTTTTCAATAGCAATTTGGATTTTATCATTAAAGGGAATAGCTGTTTTTAATCATAACTTTTTACATCATTTAGGTAAAATATCCTATGGAATTTATATGTATCATGCTGTTATGTTTCAATTGATTGGTTTTTTGTATCTTAAATTTAATATTACAACTTTAATTTCTGCAAATCAATCTATTTTGTTATTTTACAGTACAGTAATTATTTTCACAATTATAATTTCACATTTTTCATATAAACATTTTGAAAGCTATTTCATAAAACTCAAAAAACATTAAAATGTCAATAGCAATTAATCTTAACGATATAAAATCATCACTTCCTGAGCAAGTTACTCTTGTTGCTGTTTCAAAAACGAAACCTATTAGTGATTTAAAAGAAGCTTATGAAGCTGGTCAGCGTATTTTTGGTGAAAATAAGATCCAAGAAATGACCGACAAATATGAAGAAATGCCAAAAGATATTGAATGGCACATGATAGGTCATGTTCAAACCAATAAAGTAAAATATATGGCTCCTTATGTAAGTTTGATACATGGAGTAGACAGCTTTAAACTTTTAAAAGAAATTAATAAACAAGCATTAAAAAATAATAGAATTATTGATTGTTTACTTCAAATTCACATAGCAGAAGAAGAAACAAAATTTGGTTTAGACAAAAAGGAATTAGAAGAAATTCTATCTTCTGAAGAGTTTAAAAACTTTAAGAATATTAAAATAGTTGGTTTAATGGGAATGGCTACTTTCACAGAAAATCAAAATCAAATTAAAAAAGAGTTTTTACATTTAAAATCTATTTTTAATACCTTACAAAATCAATTCGAAACCTCTAATTTAAAGCTAAAAATACTCTCAATGGGAATGTCTGGAGATTATCAGTTGGCAATTTCATGCGGAAGTACTATGGTTCGAATAGGAAGTAGTATATTTGGACACAGAAAATAGAAGAAATAAAGAAAAATATAAACACTTCTAACTAAATTTACTAAATTATACTAATTACTGAATACTAAATTTGTACGCAATACTCGACATAGAAACTACAGGTGGACAATATAACGAAGAAGGAATTACTGAGATTGCCATCTATAAATTTGATGGACATGAAATAGTAGATCAGTTCATTAGTTTAGTAAATCCTGAAAAACCAATTCAGCCATTTGTAGTAAAATTAACTGGAATAAATAATGCAATGCTTCGTTCAGCACCAAAGTTTTATGAAGTAGCAAAACGTATTATTGAAATTACAGAAGGTTGTGTACTTGTTGCTCATAATGCTGCTTTTGACTATCGCATTTTAAGTACCGAATTCCGAAGACTTGGTTATACGTATAAAAAATCGACACTTTGCACCATTGAATTGGCTAAAAAATTAATTCCAGAACAGCCTTCATATAGTCTTGGGAAATTGGTTCGCTCACTTGGAATTCCTATTGCTGATAGACATAGAGCAAATGGAGATGCTATGGCAACAATGAAACTTTTTCGATTATTACTTTCAAAAGATAGTGAGAAAGAAATTGTAAAAAGTTATGTAAAAACAGAAGTAAAAGCAGGAATTCTTCCAAAATTACTTGATATAGTTGAATCATTACCTTCAAAAATAGGTATCTATTATATTCATAATGAAAAAGGAGATGTTATATACATTGGTAAAAGTAAAAACATAAAAAAGAGAGTAAACCAGCATTTCACAGGTACTAGCCCTAAGAGTAAAAAAATTCAAAGAGAAGTCTTTACTGTAACTTTTGAGGAAACAGGAAATGAATTAGTAGCTCTTTTAAAAGAAAGTGAAGAGATTAAAATTAATAAACCAATATACAATAGAGCACAACGAAAAACATTATTTCAATGGGCATTGTATGCTGAAAAAGATTCTAAAGGTTATATAATTTTAAAAATTTCCAAATCTGATGGCAGAAAAAAAGAAATCACTTCATTTACTTCTCTTCAAGAAGGAAGAAAAACACTTTTTAAAATAACAGAAGAATATAATTTATGCCAAAAATTAAATGGATTATATGACACTAAAAAAGGATGTTTTCAATATGATGTAAAAACTTGTTTTGGAGCTTGTATTGAAAAAGAAAAACCAGAAGATTATAATAAAAGAGTAAATGAATTTATAGATCAAAATACTTTTTTAAACAACAATATGATTATTATTGACAAAGGAAGATCTCATGATGAGAGAAGTGCAATATTAATTGAAAATGGAGTGTATAAAGGCTATTGTTTTTATGGTTTAAATTATCAAATTAATAATATAGAAATTTTAAAAAAGCTAATCATTCCAATGCAAAATAACAGAGATACTAAAAACATTATCCAAGGTTATTTAAGAAAACGAAAAGTAATGAAAGTAGTAACATTTTAATTTTTTTAAATTTGTACTATGAAGTCCGAAAAATCAATATTTAAAAAATTTAGGCAAAAAGCACATATCATAATCTATGGTACAAACACAGTTTATGGTAGACTTTTCGATTTGTTTCTATTAGTCGTAATTCTTTTAAGTGTTGTATTAGTAATGCTTGAAACAGTTCAAGGTTTTGATACGAAATATCATGATCAAGTTGTGTTTTTAGAATGGAGTATTACTATTTTTTTTACAATTGAATATTTTTTACGAGTTATTTCTATAAACAAACCATTCAAATATATTTTTAGCTTTTATGGAATTATTGATTTAATAGCAGTGCTTCCTATGTATTTGTCATTATTTTTAACAGGAACAAGCGTATTAACCATAATAAGAGCATTTCGATTAATTCGATTATTCAAAATATTAAATCATCCTCAATTTACAGGACAATCATTGCATCTTAAAGAAGCTATGCTTGCTAGTAGAGGTAAAATTGTAGTTTTTATTTATTTTGTATTAATTAGCACTGTTTTTATAGGTTCAATTATGTATGTTATTGAAGGTCCAGAAAGTGGATTTACAAGTATACCTACAAGTATTTATTGGACTATTGTTACTTTAACAACTGTTGGATATGGAGATATTTCTCCTGTTACTCCTCTTGGTCAATTTGTTGCTTCTTTTGTAATGGTTTTAGGTTACGGAATTATTGCTGTTCCTACAGGAATTGTTACTGCGGAAATGGCAAAAACAAATCGTAAGCATCCTGAAATCAATAAGAAAAACCCTTGTGCAAATTGTGGAACAGAGGATCATTATACTGACGCTGAATTCTGCTATAATTGTGGAAATATATTAAGAAATGACTAATTTTTTAATTACTATAATTGGTCCAACTGCCATAGGAAAAACAGCTTTAAGTATAAAGTTAGCACAACATTTTAATTGCGAAATTTTATCTTGTGATAGTCGTCAATTTTTCAAAGAAATGAAAATTGGCACTGCTGTTCCTAATGATGACGAATTGAAAGCAGCAAAGCATCATTTTATACAAAACAAATCCATCTTTGAGAATTATAGTGTAGGTGATTTTGAAGAAGAAGCTTTAAATAAACTGAATGCACTTTTTAAAGAAAATAATATTCAAATATTAATTGGAGGTTCTGGATTATATGTTGATGCTGTTTTAAAAGGATTTGATGAATTCCCAGAAATAGACACTTCAGTTAGAACAGAAATAAATGAAAAATATGATCAGTATGGATTAATTTATCTTCAAGAAAAACTAAAGGAATTAGATATAGACTATTTTACTAAAATTTCAAATGAAAATCCACAAACACTTCAAAATCCGCAACGTATGAAACGTTTTGTTGAAGTATGTATTGGAACAGGAAAACCATATTCAAGTTTCATTGGAAGACGAAAAAATGAAAGAAACTTCATCCCAATTATAATTGGATTAGAAGCGGAAAGAGAAATTATGTATGATAGAATAAATCAACGAGTAGATATTATGATGAAGGAAGGATTATTAGGAGAAGCTACTCAACTATTTCCAAATAAACATTTAAATGCATTACAAACTGTTGGTTACAGGGAACTTTTTGAATTTTTAGATAAAAAAACTACTTTAGATTTTGCTGTTGAAGAAATTAAAAAGAATACCCGACGCTTTGCAAAAAGACAAATTACATGGTTTAAGCGAACAGAAAACACAAAATGGTTTGATTATAAAACGAATATAAAAGAAGTTACAGACTATATAAAATCGAGAATATAAAAATGCCTATATCATCAAAATTTACATCAATACTTGAACAAGAATATGAAATTAACTTTTTAAACTGCTATCCAAATGGCTATTTAAAATATACCGATTTATGCAATTTATTACAAATAACTGCTGGAAATCATGCAGATTTAGGAGGAATTAGTTTTACAGACATGCAAGTTTATCATCAAGCATGGGTAATGAGTAGAATGCGTTTAGAAATAGATAAACTTCCTAAATGGCGTGATATTATTGTTATAAAAACATGGATAAAAAGTTTAGAAAATTCACGTTCAATTCGATGTATGGAAATGTATCTCAATGATGAAAAAATAGTTGGGTGTGAAACGTATTGGGCAGTAATTAATACAAAAACAAGGCGTCCTGATTTATTAGCGTTGCCACATGAACATTTTGAGAAATTTCAAATTAATGCAACTCAACAATCTACTATTAAAATTGATATTGATGATTCCAAAGTTATTACTACTAAAAAAATAGTTTTATCGGATTTAGATGTTGTAAATCATGTAAATAACGTAAAATATTTAGAATGGTGTTTTGATTATGAAGATCCTAAAAGAATAATAAAGCAAGAAGTAAAATCATTAGATATTAATTTTATGCGTGAATTAAATTTAAATGACATTGCCGAAATTAATGTTTCTAAAAAAGAAGCACATACTGTTTATAATATTACTAAAGAGGATAAAAATGCTTATGCATTACAAATAGAATGGAAATAAAAAAATTCAGAAAATACAGCCATAAAAAAATGAGTTCAATATGTAATTGAACTCATTTTTTTATGACGAAATATCTTGTATTATTTCTTAACTACTAATCTAAATCCTTCACCGTGAATGTTAAGAATCTCAACATTTTCATCACGTTTCATGTATTTTCTAAGTTTAGCTATGTAAACGTCCATACTTCTAGATGTAAAATAATTATCATCTCTCCATATTTTTGTTAATGCTAACTCTCTAGGCATTAAATCATTTTCATGTAATGCTAACATTTTTAGTAATTCACACTCTTTTGGCGATAATTTAACTGGTTCTTCATTTTCAAATGATAAGAAACGAAGTTTAGAATTTAAATGAAACTTTCCAATTTCAAATTCAAATTTTGTATTATCTGGTTTAACTTCTGTTGCTTTTCTTTGAATAATAGCTTTAATTTTCATTAAAAGTACTTCAGAGTCAAATGGTTTATTTAAATAATCATCTGCTCCTACTTTGTATCCTTTTAAAACATCTTCTTTTAATGTTTTAGCTGTTAAAAATATAATAGGTACTTCTTGATTTTTTTCACGAATTTCTCTTGCTAATGTATATCCATCTTTATACGGCATCATCACATCTAATATACATAAATCGTAAATATCTTTTTTAAATTTTTCAAACCCTTCCATTCCGTTCTTTGCTAAGGTTACATCAAAATCATTAATGATTAGGTAATCCTTTAATATAGCTCCAAAATTTGGGTCATCTTCAACTAATAAAATTTTTCTAGCTTCCATATTTTTTTTAATTTATTAATGGCATTTTAAATATAAATGTACTTCCTTTTCCTTTTTCACTTTCAACAAAAATTTGCCCATTATGGTCTTCAACTATTTGTTTAACATAAGACAAACCTAGACCATGTCCTTTTACATTATGCAAATCTCCTGTATGCTCTCTATAAAATTTCTCAAAGACTCTTTTTTGAGCTACTTTACTCATTCCAGATCCTTGATCTTGTATTTTAATTATAATAAAATCTTTAATATTCTCAGTAAATACATCAATTATAGGTGCTCCTACTGAATATTTAACTGCATTATCCAAAACATTTACTAAAACATTTGTAAAATGTACATCGTTTAACAATATTGTTGTTCTAGTCGCTTCAAAATGCGTTTTTATTTGTCCTTCTCTATCTTCAATTATCAAACTAATATGTTCAATTGCATCTTCTATTATTTGTAAAACATCTACAGGTTCTTTGGAAATATCTAATTCATTTTTTTCTAATTTAGAAATTCGTAAAACATTTTCCACCTGTGCATGCATTCTTTTATTTTCTTCCTTAATCATTTGAAGATAACGTTGTACTTTATCTTTATCTTCAATAATTTTAGGATTCTTAATGGCGTCGAGTGCAAGATTTATTGTTGCAATAGGTGTCTTAAACTCGTGCGTCATATTATTTATAAAATCGGTTTTAATTTCCGAAATTTGTTTTTGTTTAATTAATTGATTTAAAGCACTTGAATAGGTTAAAACAATTATTAATGTAAATAATAAAGACAACATTGTAATTCCTAATATTGATGAGAAAAAGAATTTACTCTTTTGAGGAAATGTAACCAATAATTGATATTGACTCATTCCTTCATTATCCTGAAAGATAGGAATTCCATAAGTAGATCTTTTATCATACTTAAATTTATCTGAACGTATTTTTGTTGCAAGACCATTACTATAAATACCAAACTCAAATGGTGTTTTTATTTGATATTTATCTAACTCGTCTTTTAAATATTTTTCAAGTTCTTGTTTGCCTATTCTGTCTTGAATAGCTCTTTGCGATACAATATCTTTAAAAAAAAGTTGAAAATTAACTTTATCTAAAGAGGATAAACTACCCGATTTTTCTATTGTAACATCTGGCTTTCTAGTCATTTCAATCGAAGGATTATCAATTGAAGTTCCTGCATAAATTTCTGTCTTTCTATTTGAAACTAGACTTCCTACATTTATTGTATCTGCATTTTTATCAAAAAAAGATCCATTTATTCCATAATTTTCAGCAACTAATGAACTTGTATAAATTATTGTTTCATTTGTTTTTCTATTTCTTTCTAAAAAAAAGAATTCTTTTAACGTGTTTGTTTCTGGTTCTTTACCTATACTATCTTTAATTTTATTGTATTGTTGGTAAAATGAAACCAGTTCTTTATTATCTATTGCATCTGCGACATTACCTATAATTTGCTGAACATGAAGCTTAAACTCCTCTTCACTCTTTTTTAATGACGTATTTATCCAATATAATTGAACAATTATTATCCCTACCAAAGATAAACTCATTAAAAAAACCAATAAGCGAAACCTTTTTTTATTCATCAATACAAAATTAGTATTTTAACATTTACTTAGTGAAAACATTAACCAAAGATTAACATTAACAGAATTTATTACGATATTTTTAAAATTTTAAGAATTTTATCAATTTCCAAAAAAGTATCATTTAAATTAATATTCTGCACAATAAAATCGCTTTTCTTTGATTTTTCATCATCAGAAAGTTGATTTTTCATTCTTTTTAATATTTCATTTTTATCAATATTATCTCTTTTCATTATCCTATCCATTTTCACATTTTCAGGTGCTGTAATTAATATTACTTTATCACATTCTTTATCTCCACCTGTCTCAAATAGTATAGCAACTTCTTTAATAATAAAAGGAGCATTCTTGTGTGTTTTTAACCAATCTTTAAAATGTTGCTTTACTTTTGGATGAATTAACTGATTTAACTGATTTAATTTTTCAGGATTTTGAAAAACAATTGAAGCAATTTTTTTTCTGTCTAATTTATGTTTATCGTTTAATATATTTTCTTCAAAAAGCAACTGAACTTCAACAACAACGTTTTCATCGTCCATTATTTTTTTTGCTTCATCATCAGCTATATATACAGGAATATTTTTCGAAGCAATATATTTTGCAACGGTACTTTTTCCGCTTCCAATTCCCCCGGTAAGTCCAATAATTTTTGTCATATTACTTCTTAAAAAATAATTCTGGGTGTGCTTCTTCTGGTTTCTTTTTTAGTACAAATAAATTTGTAAAAGCCTGAATAAATCCTTTTCCATAACCATAGAATTGAATTAAGCTTGCAAAAACAGCGTAACATCC
It includes:
- a CDS encoding protein-L-isoaspartate(D-aspartate) O-methyltransferase yields the protein MKDTSKHQGLRNQLAKQLEEKGIIDKNVLEAIKKIPRHLFLNSSFEDFAYLDKAFPIGAGQTISQPYTVAFQSQLLEVKKEHKILEIGTGSGYQTAVLCVMGAKVFSVERQNELFKTTSLLLPKLGIRPKHLSFGDGYKGLPQYAPFDSIIVTAGAPFIPQPLMAQLKIGGKLVIPLGEENQIMTMLVRKNETQFEKHEFGEFRFVPLLEDKN
- a CDS encoding Gfo/Idh/MocA family protein encodes the protein MLKIGVLGAGHLGKIHLRLLNQSSKYELVGFYDPFEENAIKIEAEFGYKKFDSIAALISAVDVVDIVTPTLSHHDCALEAIKAGKHVFLEKPISNTVEEAEEIIELAKKHNVKGQVGHVERFNPAFIAVKDQIQNPMFIETHRLAEFNPRGTDVPVVLDLMIHDIDAILSVVKSKVKSINASGVSVISDSPDIANARIEFENGCVANITSSRISMKNMRKSRFFQKDAYISVDYLDKICEVVKMKDAPEIPGDFDMILQNAEGIKKQIYFDNPNVNANNAILDELETFADAINNDTTPIVTLEDGTEALRVAYQIIDCFNK
- a CDS encoding mechanosensitive ion channel family protein, whose protein sequence is MFNKIFNDTEILIEFSIICGLTIIASLLFDRYLNHYLSGRTSTLNNDPTNFYFFKHLFKAIIYLIGFGWALLTLPITKTYGHSLLAGAGVTTLIAGFASQQALSNIVSGVFILIFKPFRINDLIEFQGKKGKVLEVNLHDTVLLDEFENKIIIPNSILSNGIITNFKNNIK
- a CDS encoding 3-hydroxyacyl-CoA dehydrogenase family protein — protein: MKQIAVIGAGTMGNGIAHTFAQSGFTVKLIDISEKSLEKGMATIANNLDRMVTKGVITEDDKHKTIANIITYTDIKDGVVGCDLVVEAATENVALKMNIFKQLSDVCDHNVILASNTSSISITQIAAQVVHPERVIGMHFMNPVPIMKLVEIIRGYNTSDEVTKIIMELSIKLGKTPTEVNDYPGFVANRILMPMINEAIETLYNGVAGVSEIDTVMKLGMVHPMGPLQLADFIGLDVCLSILNVMYDGFKNPKYAPCPLLVNMVMAGKLGIKSGEGFYDYAESKKAEKVSKQFSK
- a CDS encoding DUF1015 domain-containing protein, with amino-acid sequence MAKIIPFKAVRPSPDKVGLVTCRNYEDYSAAELAAWLNFNPYSFLHVINPAYANVQSISLDKRFKGVALKYKDFKDENIFIQEERPAFYLYEINTKNKIFTGIIAGTSIKDYQNNHIKKHEDTLEYRVEMFKNYLHQTRFNTEPVLITYPDSIELTTWILLKKQNEPLSQFSTTNKEKHTLWKIDTQSDIDWLADHFENIPDLYIADGHHRSASAEMLYKDDKHLGNPNLDYFMSFLIAESNVKIYEFNRIIKDLNNYTKEDFLKKIAQHFIIKAKEQELWKPQNKFEFGMYLDGNFYALFYKNEKIKNDSFLENLDAQILYDTILNPILGIEDLRNDERIKYIPGKQSITAIKEVIDEGNYKVGFMLYPSDISEIKTLADNNLIMPPKSTYIEPKFRSGLIVYEL
- a CDS encoding acyltransferase family protein; translated protein: MKELPNLTQLRFFLALFVLLFHLPEYCINRGFPFYNELPLFFKGKEAVLVFFSLSGFLIIRGLIIEKEKNGFINLKRFYFRRILRIFPLYYLILCFGFIFYQVIAPHFGYNIQNDYNLTFGILLGATFFANVLATYKPGGIIEILWSIGIEEQFYLFVAPILYKVRIKWILGFLIVFTIIYFLLFHSNFENLSFLKKYSMYFYHFSFSGIIACLSLKFKMNLHYSFKIIVLSIFCLLFFSNIFVDYFISPMYNLFCMIFFSIAIWILSLKGIAVFNHNFLHHLGKISYGIYMYHAVMFQLIGFLYLKFNITTLISANQSILLFYSTVIIFTIIISHFSYKHFESYFIKLKKH
- a CDS encoding YggS family pyridoxal phosphate-dependent enzyme, translating into MSIAINLNDIKSSLPEQVTLVAVSKTKPISDLKEAYEAGQRIFGENKIQEMTDKYEEMPKDIEWHMIGHVQTNKVKYMAPYVSLIHGVDSFKLLKEINKQALKNNRIIDCLLQIHIAEEETKFGLDKKELEEILSSEEFKNFKNIKIVGLMGMATFTENQNQIKKEFLHLKSIFNTLQNQFETSNLKLKILSMGMSGDYQLAISCGSTMVRIGSSIFGHRK
- a CDS encoding exonuclease domain-containing protein translates to MYAILDIETTGGQYNEEGITEIAIYKFDGHEIVDQFISLVNPEKPIQPFVVKLTGINNAMLRSAPKFYEVAKRIIEITEGCVLVAHNAAFDYRILSTEFRRLGYTYKKSTLCTIELAKKLIPEQPSYSLGKLVRSLGIPIADRHRANGDAMATMKLFRLLLSKDSEKEIVKSYVKTEVKAGILPKLLDIVESLPSKIGIYYIHNEKGDVIYIGKSKNIKKRVNQHFTGTSPKSKKIQREVFTVTFEETGNELVALLKESEEIKINKPIYNRAQRKTLFQWALYAEKDSKGYIILKISKSDGRKKEITSFTSLQEGRKTLFKITEEYNLCQKLNGLYDTKKGCFQYDVKTCFGACIEKEKPEDYNKRVNEFIDQNTFLNNNMIIIDKGRSHDERSAILIENGVYKGYCFYGLNYQINNIEILKKLIIPMQNNRDTKNIIQGYLRKRKVMKVVTF